The Neochlamydia sp. S13 genome has a segment encoding these proteins:
- a CDS encoding DEAD/DEAH box helicase: MPLPSVLKPFQEKGEKLLQTGKVKEVEFSGETYQVKVVDEKNPQGVWSFLQFDKVNRLKDAFCSCEESGDVAACPHLAAAYLYIFNKSRQPLHKRFEKSLWNKLCYLCAEQMKFEEVKFRPSSKGIYTIYANRQQIFLVQSTTKATAAQLKHLLFNRYKETEETSLKFSNLSPEEIRRWKEGRPSPMLSYALSFWNDLAKWLMSLQEAGETYQIDFSYTPQGIPNYMSVKFPTLYCKFYIPHTHLPLIIPALATVHSPLRLYPLKADPNIKITYDKAHACFLIDSSKTPPPIASSPSLSQSFQLGSWLLVPFKGFYPLDPLGLLSSKVISQAHLAQVLDENLAFIKEHLQGCIIHEGSFKASYVIAFDEQWNLHIQCYVHCPGDLSKPMSQLFDSWAYLEEEGFYKLEGLRFKEAKTLVPAEKVGEFVQQHRTWLNTHKGFETHVASLEALLNYKMDIEKGLLSFQRTVATQEQTLKTKDFGAWIYIESQGFYAKNTTPVSLPLRPGSFLNPDQIPMFIRNNREELKVIPGFFSEKQPIVHAGLVIKLTKDEHILVIPTFDLLSEYTLKEVYFFDEFTYVEGEGFAELPLTCRLPLAYQKVVEIKPEHHLFFLEQELKNLKPFIKSLDPRLTPPKELELTVSTISKSDFNTRGWYTVNLEYTSKEGAVPIAELWTASKKNQRFKFTEAGLIDFEDKRYDWLKLLAKKRLDKRHNLLTLSTIELIRLNALDPIKEGKKEKNYNHSSSFNLLKELIEFKIPAEPNILGLSCDLRSYQQKGLHWLWFLYQQGLSGLLCDDMGLGKTHQAMALIAAIINHGEKQKQKGNSYFLIICPTSVIYHWQDKLAQYLPKLRVSTFYGTHRSLDEFQEHYDILLTSYGVWRIEHQLLSKISFELAIFDEIQIAKNYRSRLYATLAHVNAHMRLGLTGTPIENHLRELKSLFDLVLPTYMPGEKDYREYFVKPIDKKQDLKRKALLSRLINPFVLRRKKENVLNDLPEKTEEISHCGLTESQAILYNNVVEQSRQVVLDKLTHGSQPIPYLHIFAILSYLKQICDHPACYLKTPSEYKLYQAGKWDLFIELLKEARESHQKVVVFSQYLNMLDIIQKYLEERHIGFAAIRGSTINRGEQLKRFNEDPQCEVFLGSLQAAGLGVELTAASVVIHYDRWWNAARENQATDRVHRSGQTRGVQVFKLVTKGTFEEKIDKMITRKGKLLEDIVGVDDHRLLKQFNRDEIIELLQNVTPTSLQEN; the protein is encoded by the coding sequence ATGCCACTACCTAGTGTTCTTAAACCCTTCCAGGAGAAAGGAGAGAAGCTCTTACAAACAGGAAAGGTTAAAGAAGTAGAGTTTTCAGGAGAAACCTATCAAGTTAAAGTAGTGGATGAAAAAAATCCTCAAGGCGTGTGGTCCTTTCTTCAATTTGATAAGGTCAACCGTTTAAAGGATGCTTTTTGCTCCTGTGAGGAAAGCGGAGATGTGGCCGCCTGCCCCCATTTAGCTGCCGCCTATCTATATATTTTTAACAAGAGCCGCCAACCTCTTCATAAGCGCTTTGAAAAGTCTCTTTGGAATAAGCTGTGTTATCTTTGTGCTGAACAGATGAAATTTGAGGAAGTAAAGTTTAGACCTTCTTCCAAGGGGATTTACACCATCTATGCCAATCGACAACAAATTTTTTTAGTCCAAAGCACTACAAAAGCTACTGCCGCTCAATTAAAACATCTGCTTTTTAATCGCTATAAAGAAACGGAAGAAACTTCTTTAAAATTTTCCAATCTATCGCCCGAAGAGATTCGTCGTTGGAAAGAAGGTCGTCCCAGTCCTATGCTAAGCTATGCACTCTCTTTTTGGAATGACTTGGCAAAGTGGCTGATGTCTCTGCAAGAAGCTGGGGAAACCTATCAAATAGATTTTAGTTATACGCCCCAAGGTATCCCTAATTACATGAGTGTAAAATTTCCTACTCTCTACTGCAAATTTTATATTCCCCACACGCATTTGCCTTTGATTATCCCTGCTTTAGCTACCGTTCATTCGCCTTTGCGTTTGTATCCACTGAAAGCTGACCCTAATATTAAAATAACTTATGATAAAGCACATGCTTGCTTTCTAATTGACTCGAGTAAAACCCCTCCCCCTATTGCCAGCTCCCCCTCTCTTTCTCAAAGCTTTCAATTAGGAAGTTGGCTACTGGTACCTTTTAAAGGATTTTATCCTTTAGATCCTTTAGGCTTATTAAGCTCTAAAGTGATTAGCCAGGCTCATCTAGCACAAGTACTTGATGAAAATTTAGCTTTCATCAAAGAACATTTACAAGGCTGTATTATTCATGAAGGGAGCTTTAAAGCTTCCTATGTGATTGCTTTTGATGAACAATGGAACCTTCATATTCAGTGTTACGTTCACTGCCCTGGAGATCTTAGCAAGCCTATGTCCCAGCTTTTTGATTCATGGGCTTATCTAGAAGAGGAGGGCTTTTACAAGCTAGAAGGCCTGCGATTTAAAGAAGCGAAAACCCTAGTTCCTGCCGAAAAAGTGGGAGAATTTGTCCAGCAGCATCGTACGTGGCTAAATACTCACAAAGGATTTGAAACACACGTAGCGAGCTTAGAGGCATTACTAAACTATAAAATGGATATAGAAAAAGGGTTGCTTTCTTTTCAACGTACAGTAGCTACCCAAGAGCAAACTTTGAAAACTAAGGATTTTGGCGCTTGGATTTACATCGAGAGCCAAGGGTTTTATGCTAAAAATACTACGCCTGTAAGCCTTCCCTTGCGCCCTGGGTCTTTCTTAAATCCTGATCAAATTCCTATGTTTATCAGAAATAATCGTGAGGAGCTAAAAGTTATTCCGGGCTTTTTTAGTGAAAAGCAACCTATTGTCCATGCAGGATTAGTGATAAAATTAACTAAAGACGAGCACATCCTTGTTATTCCCACCTTTGATCTATTATCAGAATACACCCTTAAAGAAGTTTATTTTTTTGACGAATTTACTTATGTAGAGGGAGAAGGTTTTGCTGAACTCCCTTTAACTTGTCGCTTACCCCTAGCTTATCAGAAGGTAGTGGAAATAAAACCTGAGCATCATCTATTTTTTTTAGAGCAGGAGCTCAAAAACTTAAAGCCATTTATAAAAAGCCTTGACCCACGCCTTACACCTCCTAAAGAGCTTGAGCTTACCGTAAGCACTATTTCTAAATCAGATTTTAATACACGCGGGTGGTACACGGTTAACTTAGAGTACACCTCCAAAGAGGGTGCTGTTCCTATTGCAGAGCTATGGACAGCTTCAAAAAAAAATCAGCGCTTTAAATTTACAGAAGCTGGGTTAATTGATTTTGAAGACAAACGCTATGATTGGTTGAAGCTTCTTGCAAAAAAACGCTTGGATAAACGTCATAATCTCCTAACCCTTTCTACGATTGAACTGATTCGTTTGAATGCCTTAGATCCTATAAAAGAAGGAAAAAAAGAAAAAAATTACAATCACTCCTCTTCTTTCAATCTTTTAAAAGAGCTTATAGAATTTAAAATTCCTGCCGAACCTAATATATTAGGTCTAAGTTGTGACCTAAGGTCCTATCAACAAAAGGGTCTCCATTGGCTATGGTTTCTTTATCAGCAGGGGCTGTCAGGACTACTTTGCGACGATATGGGACTAGGTAAAACCCACCAAGCGATGGCCCTAATCGCAGCTATTATCAATCATGGCGAAAAGCAAAAACAAAAGGGTAACAGCTATTTTTTAATCATCTGCCCCACCTCCGTCATTTACCATTGGCAGGATAAGCTTGCGCAGTACTTGCCTAAATTACGTGTTTCTACCTTTTATGGTACTCATCGCAGCCTGGATGAATTTCAGGAGCATTATGATATTCTCTTAACTTCTTATGGTGTGTGGCGAATTGAACACCAATTGCTTTCTAAAATATCCTTTGAATTAGCAATTTTTGATGAAATTCAAATTGCAAAAAATTATAGGAGTCGTCTTTACGCCACGTTAGCCCACGTTAATGCCCACATGCGCCTTGGGCTCACAGGTACTCCTATAGAAAACCATCTACGTGAGTTAAAATCTTTATTTGATTTGGTTTTACCTACTTATATGCCTGGTGAAAAAGATTATCGCGAGTATTTTGTTAAACCTATCGATAAAAAGCAGGATTTAAAGCGTAAAGCTCTCTTATCACGATTGATAAATCCCTTCGTGCTACGACGGAAGAAAGAAAATGTTCTTAACGATCTACCAGAAAAAACTGAAGAGATCTCCCATTGCGGACTAACAGAATCTCAAGCTATTCTCTACAATAATGTTGTGGAACAATCGCGACAGGTGGTGCTGGATAAACTTACCCATGGGAGTCAGCCTATCCCTTACCTACATATATTTGCTATTCTTTCGTATTTAAAACAAATCTGCGATCATCCGGCCTGCTATCTAAAAACCCCCTCTGAATATAAGCTTTACCAAGCTGGCAAATGGGATCTTTTCATCGAGCTATTGAAAGAAGCCCGTGAAAGCCACCAGAAAGTTGTGGTATTCTCTCAATATTTGAACATGCTGGATATCATTCAAAAATATCTAGAAGAGCGCCACATTGGCTTTGCTGCTATTCGGGGTTCAACGATTAATCGGGGAGAGCAACTTAAACGCTTTAATGAAGACCCACAGTGTGAAGTTTTTCTAGGTTCTTTGCAAGCTGCGGGATTAGGAGTAGAGCTAACCGCTGCCTCTGTTGTTATCCATTATGATCGATGGTGGAATGCCGCCCGGGAAAATCAGGCGACAGACCGCGTTCATCGTAGTGGCCAAACTAGAGGAGTTCAAGTTTTCAAATTGGTGACTAAGGGCACTTTTGAAGAAAAGATCGACAAGATGATTACTAGAAAAGGAAAACTCCTGGAAGATATTGTAGGAGTGGATGATCATCGGCTTTTAAAGCAATTTAACCGTGATGAAATTATAGAGCTTCTTCAAAATGTTACTCCTACCTCTTTGCAAGAAAATTAA
- a CDS encoding leucine-rich repeat domain-containing protein, translating into MHPLSSTSIESLPNELLLPILEACAVPSLFSVCKRWHHLLATEIMPPLYKQIGKVHVPQENVKEQALIVDRIYKLEEKLSEAAKVNAVFRQIFTLAKSLSTLEFKWKTEEKRGLTLANYASYLLNINRLLLWKKLPGGEEYLSREEIKHLLLEKKGELLKDWIEENCKNITALDLSRAGLTYLPSEIGQLSQLQYLYLDQNQLTSLPAEIGQLSQLRRLQLDQNQLTSLPAEIGQLSQLQWLQLNQNQLTALPAEIGQLSKLHTLELNQNQLTTLPAEIGRLSQLERLELRENQLTALLTEIGQLSKLHALDLRENQLTALPAEIGQLPQLRTLYLNQNQLTALPTEIGQLSELLELYLNQNQLTALPTEIGQLSELLELYLNHNQLTALPAEIGQMSQLQGLYLNRNQLTALPAEIGQLSELLELYLNHNQLTALPAEIGQMSQLLKLYLNHNQLTVLPAEIGQMSKLQTLCLKQNQLTALPAEIGQLSKLQTLYLKQNQLTALPAEIGQLSKLQTLYLKQNQLTSLPAEIGQLSQLKGLYLNQNQLIALPAEIGQLSNLLQLNLKQNQLTALPPEIGQMSELQELDLDQNQLTALPPEIGQLSELQYLHLNQNQLTTLPAEIDQLSQLQELDLSQNHLTALLAEIGQLSELQILDLRENQLTALPAEIGLLSQLQRLKLNQNQLTVLPAEIGQLSNLKKLYLNLNQLTVLPAEIGRLSRLKKLGLAENPLKDIPERIRQRFQL; encoded by the coding sequence ATGCATCCTCTCTCTTCGACATCTATTGAAAGCTTGCCCAATGAATTGCTACTCCCTATCTTAGAGGCTTGCGCAGTTCCTTCCTTATTTAGCGTCTGTAAAAGATGGCATCATCTGCTGGCTACTGAAATCATGCCCCCTCTTTATAAGCAAATAGGTAAAGTGCATGTTCCTCAAGAAAATGTTAAGGAGCAGGCTCTTATTGTAGATAGGATTTATAAGCTAGAAGAAAAGCTTTCTGAAGCAGCAAAGGTAAATGCAGTCTTTAGGCAAATCTTTACTTTAGCCAAATCTCTTTCAACTTTAGAATTTAAATGGAAAACAGAAGAAAAAAGAGGCTTAACGCTGGCTAATTACGCTTCTTATCTCTTAAACATTAATCGCCTTTTGCTTTGGAAAAAACTTCCTGGGGGGGAAGAATACTTGAGCCGAGAAGAAATTAAGCACTTGCTTCTAGAAAAAAAAGGAGAGCTTCTTAAAGATTGGATTGAAGAAAATTGTAAAAATATTACGGCTTTGGATTTATCTAGAGCAGGCTTGACTTATTTACCCTCAGAAATAGGCCAATTGTCCCAGCTGCAATATCTTTACTTAGATCAAAACCAGCTCACCAGTCTGCCTGCAGAAATCGGGCAACTGTCTCAGCTGAGACGGCTTCAATTAGATCAAAACCAGCTCACCAGTCTGCCTGCAGAAATCGGGCAACTGTCTCAGCTGCAATGGCTTCAATTAAATCAAAACCAGCTCACCGCTCTGCCTGCAGAAATCGGGCAATTGTCTAAGCTGCACACGCTTGAATTAAATCAAAACCAGCTCACCACTTTGCCTGCAGAAATTGGGCGGCTGTCCCAGCTGGAACGGCTTGAATTAAGAGAAAACCAGCTCACCGCTCTACTTACAGAAATCGGGCAATTGTCTAAGCTGCACGCGCTTGACTTAAGAGAAAACCAGCTCACCGCTCTGCCTGCAGAAATTGGGCAGCTGCCTCAACTACGAACGCTTTACTTAAATCAAAACCAGCTCACCGCTCTGCCTACAGAAATCGGGCAGCTGTCTGAGCTGCTCGAGCTTTACTTAAATCAAAACCAGCTCACCGCTCTGCCTACAGAAATCGGGCAGCTGTCTGAGCTGCTCGAGCTTTACTTAAATCACAACCAGCTCACCGCTCTGCCTGCAGAAATAGGACAGATGTCTCAGCTACAAGGGCTTTACTTAAATCGAAACCAGCTCACCGCTCTGCCTGCAGAAATAGGGCAGCTGTCTGAGCTGCTCGAGCTTTACTTAAATCACAACCAGCTCACCGCTTTGCCTGCAGAAATCGGGCAGATGTCACAGCTGCTAAAGCTTTACTTAAATCACAACCAGCTCACCGTTTTGCCTGCAGAAATCGGGCAGATGTCTAAGCTGCAAACGCTTTGCTTAAAGCAAAACCAGCTCACCGCTCTGCCTGCCGAAATTGGGCAGCTGTCTAAGCTGCAAACGCTTTACTTAAAGCAAAACCAGCTCACCGCTCTGCCTGCCGAAATTGGGCAGCTGTCTAAGCTGCAAACGCTTTACTTAAAGCAAAACCAGCTCACCAGTCTGCCTGCCGAAATTGGGCAGCTGTCTCAGCTAAAAGGGCTTTACTTAAATCAAAACCAACTCATCGCTCTGCCTGCAGAAATCGGGCAGCTGTCTAATCTGCTACAGCTTAACTTAAAGCAAAACCAGCTCACCGCTCTGCCTCCAGAAATTGGGCAAATGTCTGAGCTGCAAGAGCTTGACTTAGATCAAAACCAGCTCACCGCTCTGCCTCCAGAAATTGGGCAATTGTCTGAGCTGCAATATCTTCACTTAAATCAAAACCAGCTCACCACTCTGCCTGCAGAAATAGATCAATTGTCTCAGCTGCAAGAGCTTGACTTAAGTCAAAACCACCTCACCGCTCTGCTTGCAGAAATCGGGCAGTTGTCTGAGCTGCAAATTCTTGATTTAAGAGAAAACCAGCTCACTGCTCTGCCTGCAGAAATAGGTCTATTGTCTCAGCTGCAAAGGCTTAAATTAAATCAAAACCAACTCACCGTTCTGCCTGCAGAAATCGGGCAGCTATCCAACCTGAAAAAGCTTTACTTAAATCTAAACCAGCTCACCGTTCTGCCTGCAGAAATCGGACGGTTGTCTCGGCTGAAAAAGCTTGGATTAGCGGAAAATCCTTTGAAAGATATTCCAGAAAGAATAAGGCAACGTTTTCAATTGTAG
- a CDS encoding leucine-rich repeat domain-containing protein codes for MHPISPAPIESLPNELLLPILEACVVPSLFSVCKRWHHLLATEVMPPLYKQIGKVHVPQGNVKEQAFIVDRIYKLEEKLSEAAKVNAIFRQIFTLAKSLSALEFKVQIEEKRYLTLANYSSYLLNINRLLLWKKLPGGEEYLSREEIKHLPLEKKGELLRDWIEENCKNITILDLSRVGLTYLPPEICQLSQLQELNLSQNQLTALPAGISQLSQLQEFNLHKNQLTALPAEIGQLSQLQWLDLSQNQLTSLPVEIGQLLQLQELDLHRNQLTSLPAEIGQLPELRVLYLKNNQLITLPAEIGQLSQLGTLELDSNQLTTLPTEIRQMSQLKLLYLDNNQLTTLPAEIGQLSQLQVLDLNQNQLTALPTEIGQLSQLRVLKLGQNQLNTLPTEIGQLPQLQTLELAENPLKDIAKKIRQRFQL; via the coding sequence ATGCATCCTATCTCTCCGGCACCTATTGAAAGCTTACCCAATGAATTGCTACTCCCTATCTTAGAAGCTTGCGTAGTTCCTTCCTTATTTAGCGTCTGTAAAAGATGGCATCATCTGCTGGCTACTGAAGTCATGCCCCCTCTTTATAAGCAAATAGGTAAAGTGCATGTTCCTCAAGGAAATGTTAAGGAGCAGGCTTTCATTGTAGATAGGATTTATAAGCTAGAAGAAAAGCTTTCTGAAGCAGCAAAGGTAAATGCAATCTTTAGGCAAATCTTTACTTTAGCCAAGTCTCTTTCAGCTTTAGAATTTAAAGTGCAAATAGAAGAAAAGAGGTATCTTACTCTGGCTAACTACTCTTCTTATCTCTTAAATATTAATCGCCTTTTACTTTGGAAAAAACTTCCTGGTGGGGAAGAATACTTGAGCCGAGAAGAAATTAAGCACTTGCCTCTAGAGAAAAAAGGAGAGCTTCTTAGAGATTGGATTGAAGAAAATTGTAAAAACATCACAATTTTAGATTTATCTAGAGTAGGCTTGACTTATTTACCCCCAGAAATATGCCAGTTATCTCAGCTGCAAGAGCTTAATTTAAGCCAAAACCAGCTCACCGCTCTGCCTGCAGGAATAAGCCAGTTATCTCAGCTGCAGGAGTTTAACTTACATAAAAATCAGCTCACCGCCCTTCCGGCAGAGATAGGGCAGTTGTCTCAGCTGCAATGGCTTGACTTAAGCCAAAACCAGCTCACCTCCCTTCCGGTAGAGATAGGGCAGCTATTACAGCTACAAGAGCTTGACTTACATAGAAATCAGCTCACCTCCCTTCCGGCAGAGATAGGGCAGCTACCAGAGCTCCGAGTGCTTTACTTAAAAAATAACCAGCTTATCACTCTTCCGGCAGAGATAGGGCAGCTATCGCAGCTGGGAACGCTTGAATTAGACAGCAACCAGCTCACCACTCTTCCAACCGAGATAAGGCAGATGTCTCAGCTTAAATTGCTTTACTTAGATAACAACCAGCTTACCACTCTTCCTGCAGAGATAGGGCAGCTGTCTCAGCTGCAAGTGCTTGACTTAAATCAAAACCAGCTCACCGCTCTGCCTACAGAAATTGGTCAGCTGTCTCAACTACGAGTGCTTAAATTAGGCCAAAACCAGCTAAACACACTTCCTACAGAAATCGGGCAGCTGCCTCAGCTGCAAACGCTTGAATTAGCAGAAAATCCTTTGAAAGATATCGCCAAAAAAATAAGGCAGCGTTTTCAATTGTAG
- a CDS encoding leucine-rich repeat domain-containing protein, whose protein sequence is MHPISSASIESLPNELLLPILEACAAPFLFSVCKRWHHLLATEVMPPLYRQIGKVHVPQGNVKEQALIVDRIYKLEEKLSETAKVNAIFRHIFTLAKSLSTLEFKVQIEEKRYFTLAKYFSYLLNINRLLLWKKLPGGEEYLSREEIKHLPLEKKEELLRDWIEENCKNITVLALSNAGLTYLPPEIGQLSQLQELDLSQNQLTSLPAEIGQLSQLQVLHLNQNQLTALPSEIGQLSQLQYLYLDQNQLTTLPAEIGQLSELQVLGLGENELTNLLTEIGRLPQLRHLFLNQNQLTALPAEIGHLSKLHTLELNQNQLTTLPAEIGRLSQLERLELRENQLTALLTEIGQLSKLHTLDLRENQLTTLPAEIERLSQLEWFNLNQNQLTTLPAEIGRLSQLERLELNQNQLTSLPTEIGQLSKLQYLFLNQNQLTSLPAEIGPLSQLQLLYLNQNQLTALPVEIGQLSKLQTLELAENPLKDIAEKIRQRFQL, encoded by the coding sequence ATGCATCCTATCTCTTCGGCATCTATTGAAAGCTTACCCAATGAATTGCTGCTCCCTATCTTAGAGGCTTGCGCAGCTCCTTTCTTATTTAGTGTCTGTAAAAGATGGCATCATCTGCTGGCTACTGAAGTCATGCCCCCTCTTTATAGACAAATAGGTAAAGTGCATGTTCCCCAAGGAAATGTTAAGGAGCAGGCTCTCATTGTAGATAGGATTTATAAGCTAGAAGAAAAGCTTTCTGAAACAGCAAAGGTAAATGCAATCTTTAGGCACATCTTTACTTTAGCCAAGTCTCTTTCAACTTTAGAATTTAAAGTGCAAATAGAAGAAAAGAGGTATTTTACTCTGGCTAAGTACTTTTCTTATCTCTTAAATATTAATCGTCTTTTGCTTTGGAAAAAACTTCCTGGTGGGGAAGAATACTTGAGCCGAGAAGAAATTAAGCACTTGCCTCTAGAGAAAAAAGAAGAGCTACTTAGAGATTGGATTGAAGAAAATTGTAAAAACATCACAGTTTTAGCTTTATCTAACGCAGGCTTGACTTATTTACCTCCAGAAATAGGCCAGTTATCTCAGCTGCAAGAGCTTGATTTAAGCCAAAACCAGCTCACCAGCCTTCCTGCAGAAATCGGTCAATTGTCTCAGCTGCAAGTGCTTCACTTAAATCAAAACCAGCTCACCGCTCTACCCTCAGAAATAGGCCAATTGTCTCAGCTGCAATATCTTTACTTAGATCAAAACCAACTCACCACTCTGCCTGCAGAAATCGGGCAGTTATCTGAGCTACAAGTTCTTGGCTTAGGAGAAAACGAGCTCACCAACCTGCTTACAGAAATCGGTCGGCTACCTCAGCTGCGACATCTTTTCTTAAATCAAAACCAGCTCACCGCTCTGCCTGCAGAAATCGGGCACTTGTCTAAGCTGCACACGCTTGAATTAAATCAAAACCAGCTCACCACTTTGCCTGCAGAAATTGGGCGGCTGTCCCAGCTGGAACGGCTTGAATTAAGAGAAAACCAGCTCACCGCTCTACTTACAGAAATCGGGCAATTGTCTAAGCTGCACACGCTTGACTTAAGAGAAAACCAGCTCACCACTTTGCCTGCAGAAATTGAGCGGCTGTCTCAGCTGGAATGGTTTAACTTAAATCAAAACCAGCTCACCACTTTGCCTGCAGAAATTGGGCGGCTGTCCCAGCTGGAACGGCTTGAATTAAATCAAAACCAGCTCACCAGCCTGCCTACAGAAATCGGGCAGCTGTCTAAGCTGCAATATCTTTTCTTAAATCAAAACCAACTCACCAGCCTTCCCGCAGAAATAGGTCCATTGTCTCAGCTACAATTGCTTTACTTAAATCAAAACCAGCTCACCGCTCTGCCTGTAGAAATTGGGCAGCTGTCTAAGCTGCAAACCCTTGAATTAGCAGAAAATCCTTTGAAGGATATTGCAGAAAAAATAAGGCAGCGTTTTCAATTGTAG
- a CDS encoding IS701 family transposase, which translates to MDLEQLNSIREQLNEWINVFKANLGRSERVHWCRLYIAGLILEGERKSIEPMAKRLPGGNEQAIQQFVNQSPWDYAALQQQLAKHMAQSMGVKKGVLVLDDTSLPKKGKFSVGVARQYCGALGKIANCQSIVTWHYCEKGKEHFPILGELFLPQSWTKSKKRMQVAKVPKARYKFLKKWQLALQLLDDILKKDFPYEALAYDAGYGEKRELLGELDKRQLTFVAQIPENHSFWPIDIPLNSTKNIRGRPRKYPEVADRNFKPFSAKKQFYLLKTL; encoded by the coding sequence ATGGACCTAGAGCAATTAAATTCCATCCGCGAACAACTTAATGAATGGATTAATGTTTTTAAAGCCAACTTAGGAAGATCAGAAAGAGTTCACTGGTGCAGATTGTACATAGCAGGATTAATATTGGAGGGGGAAAGGAAATCTATCGAGCCTATGGCAAAAAGACTTCCTGGAGGAAATGAACAAGCTATTCAACAATTTGTCAATCAAAGTCCTTGGGATTATGCAGCGCTACAGCAACAATTAGCTAAGCATATGGCTCAAAGCATGGGGGTTAAAAAAGGAGTACTTGTTCTAGACGACACTTCTTTACCCAAAAAGGGAAAGTTCTCGGTAGGGGTAGCTAGGCAGTACTGCGGAGCTTTAGGAAAAATTGCCAATTGTCAATCAATCGTCACATGGCATTACTGTGAAAAAGGTAAAGAGCATTTTCCTATCCTAGGTGAATTATTCCTCCCCCAATCTTGGACAAAAAGCAAAAAAAGAATGCAGGTAGCCAAAGTTCCTAAGGCAAGATACAAGTTTTTAAAGAAATGGCAGCTTGCTTTACAACTTTTAGATGATATTCTTAAGAAAGATTTTCCCTATGAAGCGCTTGCTTATGATGCCGGTTATGGAGAAAAACGAGAGTTATTGGGAGAATTAGATAAAAGGCAGCTAACCTTTGTGGCTCAAATTCCTGAAAATCATAGCTTTTGGCCTATCGATATTCCTTTAAATTCTACCAAGAACATTAGAGGTAGGCCAAGAAAATATCCAGAAGTAGCCGATAGAAACTTTAAGCCCTTTTCTGCCAAGAAGCAGTTTTATTTATTAAAGACATTATAA
- a CDS encoding helix-turn-helix domain-containing protein, whose protein sequence is MDLDEYLFRKRISQTDFAKDLGISRTHLGEILRGRRSPSVKLAKKIEELTKGEVTKEEAIFPKGRES, encoded by the coding sequence ATGGATTTAGACGAATACCTATTTCGTAAAAGGATTTCTCAGACAGATTTTGCCAAAGATTTAGGCATCTCGCGGACTCATTTAGGAGAAATTCTGCGCGGTAGGCGCTCGCCTAGTGTAAAGCTAGCCAAAAAAATTGAAGAGTTAACCAAAGGTGAAGTGACCAAAGAGGAGGCTATATTTCCCAAGGGCAGGGAGTCATAA
- a CDS encoding helix-turn-helix domain-containing protein, with protein MRLEELQKLVAKGESENLEFKKTTGQRSEAAKTVCAMLNGLGGFLLFGVSDKGEIAGQQVTAKTLEDIAQELRKIEPPAFPEIETVAIGSDKAVILVRVSGKLGTYCYDGRPYLRHGPTTQIMPRGEYEKRVLDKFHAYRRWENELTPEWITIQDLDEEEIQSTLQNAVKLGRMKNPSYTDPESILRGLGLFDARRLINAAVVLYGKSERLFSNYPQLSIRLARFRGSDRLTGFMDNRDYWGNAFDLLRRGELFLLDHVPISGRVVPGKMI; from the coding sequence ATGCGTCTAGAAGAACTACAGAAATTAGTTGCAAAAGGCGAATCTGAGAACCTGGAGTTTAAAAAGACAACGGGACAGCGTTCAGAAGCTGCTAAAACAGTATGCGCAATGCTTAATGGTCTAGGCGGGTTTTTGCTCTTTGGAGTTTCCGATAAAGGGGAAATAGCAGGCCAACAAGTAACAGCAAAGACACTCGAAGATATTGCTCAAGAGTTACGCAAGATCGAACCACCCGCTTTTCCTGAAATCGAAACTGTAGCTATTGGAAGCGACAAAGCAGTCATTCTCGTTAGGGTATCTGGAAAATTAGGTACTTATTGCTATGATGGCAGGCCCTATCTTCGGCATGGCCCTACAACTCAAATTATGCCTCGTGGGGAATATGAAAAGCGTGTTTTAGATAAATTTCATGCGTATCGGCGGTGGGAAAATGAGTTGACACCAGAGTGGATAACTATACAAGATTTAGATGAGGAAGAAATTCAATCCACCCTACAAAACGCGGTTAAACTGGGTCGCATGAAAAATCCCTCGTACACTGACCCTGAATCAATTTTAAGAGGATTAGGACTTTTCGATGCTCGACGTCTTATCAACGCTGCTGTAGTCCTATACGGAAAAAGCGAAAGGTTATTCTCAAACTATCCACAGCTATCAATAAGGCTCGCTCGTTTCAGAGGCTCTGACCGATTGACTGGGTTTATGGATAATCGTGATTATTGGGGGAATGCATTCGATCTTTTAAGAAGAGGCGAATTATTCTTGCTTGATCATGTTCCTATTTCGGGACGTGTTGTTCCTGGTAAAATGATATGA